In Asterias amurensis chromosome 4, ASM3211899v1, one genomic interval encodes:
- the LOC139936278 gene encoding TBC domain-containing protein kinase-like protein → MQPLGKADLGVSTFYAAAHAHDQCGTDGLPLTPNSIKILGRLQKLKLSSHPRLCQYVDIVRGKHERVMVVAEYYNNNLRLEAKKGTFSNSDKVLQLIHEVLEGLTFMNQHGLVHRALSPTNVLLDGEGHAKLANHGLYHITEHGACVSFPVGHPRYMSPEVLAKGPIQGRESKEKIPPSGPKVDVWSLGIIIMEICLGMELWVSCTLPQLISKVMLLGKHGNGGHPLETILKEHGLQNKFQELSDSLKSFLRQCLTISQDKRPSPADILASDLFKNYESCKLLPKNNMTMFQYPGLRCEDLNLDEYIESVRLESSDDHLELRSIVEVYYLWGLAGGDLEAELRKKGLLRSSPPICNLADLVTQYGDVVGLERDSSSLYDDTVVTLSMTQLKTRMENIDDTAFYPLLEDEKNKVNLPTSPSSNDLSETATLPLIIREKDIEYQFHRVVLFDRILRGYPYTIGRVFREARIDTPPLYRPEIWAALLTVEGDFKAVYDSIDKETPTTTDRQIEVDIPRCHQYSELLSSPTAHNKFKRILKAWVVSHPHLTYWQGLDSLCAPFLYLNFNNEALAYSCLSAFIPKYLYKFFLKDNSAIIQEYLAVFSHLIAFHDPELSNHMNSIGFIPELYAIPWFLTMFSHVFPLHKIFHLWDTLLLGNSSFPICIGVAILQQLRFGLLNFGFNECILLFSDMPEIDIEKCVRESIRIFCNTPKSATYRQHARPPRRPDQGNTAASQVKPVSYYSTDYHDIPLSELSREPLSLEELKSEVSPRISAEDLLELCDLKPGAVPGSRSPTKKTKSSRPVIMCVDVRSSEEFVRGNIPGSLNIPFNQAFSPEGDLVPCKAVTLIFNHKGRVVVVVGNRGKNAANFATQLVRLGFPKVCVMHGGIECIRPTGILAISSPELV, encoded by the exons AGAGAGTTATGGTCGTTGCTGAGTATTACAACAACAATTTGCGTTTGGAGGCCAAGAAAGGAACATTTTCAAA CTCAGACAAAGTGCTTCAGCTTATCCATGAGGTGTTAGAGGGCCTAACCTTCATGAATCAACATGGGTTGGTGCATCGAGCATTATCACCTACAAATGTACTGCTTGACGGAGAG GGTCATGCTAAGCTTGCTAATCACGGGTTGTATCACATAACAGAGCATGGAGCTTGTGTCTCTTTTCCTGTTGG CCACCCTCGTTACATGTCCCCAGAAGTTCTAGCGAAAGGTCCCATCCAGGGCAGGGAGTCCAAGGAGAAGATACCTCCCTCGGGCCCTAAGGTTGACGTCTGGTCACTGGGGATCATCATCATGGAGATCTGCCTTGGGATGGAGCTGTGGGTTTCCTGTACTCTACCTCAACTCATCTCTAAGGTGATGTTACTTGGGAAGCACGGCAATGGTGGACACCCCTTGGAAACCATCCTAAAAGAACACGGCTTGCAAAATAAATTTCAG GAATTGTCAGACTCCTTAAAGAGCTTCTTAAGACAGTGCTTAACCATATCTCAAGATAAACG GCCAAGTCCAGCTGATATACTTGCTAGTGATCTGTTCAAAAATTATGAATCCTGTAAACTACTACCTAAGAACAATATGACAATGTTCCAGTACCCTGGTCTGAGATGTGAGGATTTAAACCTTGATGAATACATTGAGAGTGTCAGACTGG AATCCAGCGATGACCATCTTGAGTTGCGATCCATAGTGGAGGTTTACTACCTTTGGGGTCTGGCAGGGGGAGATCTTGAAGCTGAACTCCGAAAGAAAGGTCTCTTAAGAAGTAGTCCACCGATCTGTAACTTAGCTGA TCTGGTGACGCAGTATGGAGACGTTGTGGGCCTAGAGCGAGACAGTAGCTCCCTCTATGATGACACTGTGGTCACGCTGTCAATGACGCAGCTTAAGACGCGGATGGAGAACATCGACGACACAGCCTTCTACCCTCTTCTTGAAGATGA GAAGAATAAGGTGAATCTACCCACCTCTCCAAGTAGCAACGATCTATCGGAGACGGCCACCTTGCCACTCATTATCAGAGAGAAGGACATTGAATACCAG TTTCATCGTGTGGTGTTATTTGACAGAATACTACGAGGCTATCCATACACCATTGGACGTGTCTTCAGAGAGGCTAGGATTGATACTCCACCATTGTACAGGCCAGAGATATGGGCAGCACTGCTTACTGTTGAG GGTGACTTCAAGGCCGTGTACGACAGCATAGACAAAGAGACACCCACAACGACGGACAGACAGATCGAGGTCGACATCCCGAGGTGCCATCAGTACAGTGAACTTCTCTCCTCCCCTACGGCTCATAATAAATTCAAGCGCATTCTCAAGGCATGGGTTGTATCTCATCCTCATCTGACTTACTGGCAAG GTTTGGACTCGCTGTGTGCCCCATTTCTTTATCTCAATTTCAACAATGAAG CCCTAGCCTACTCTTGTCTGTCAGCTTTCATTCCAAAGTATCTTTATAAATTCTTCTTGAAGGACAACTCAGCCATCATACAAG AGTAtcttgcagtattttcccatcTGATAGCATTTCATGATCCTGAGTTGAGTAATCACATGAATAGCATTGGGTTCATTCCAGAGCTCTATGCTATACCATGGTTCCTCACAATGTTCTCAC ATGTCTTTCCGCTGCACAAGATCTTTCATCTATGGGACACTCTGTTGCTTGGCAACTCCTCCTTCCCAATATGCATCGGGGTTGCAATCTTACAGCAGCTGAGGTTTGGTTTGTTGAACTTTGGTTTCAATGAATGCATCTTGCTGTTCTCTGATATGCCTG AAATCGACATTGAGAAGTGTGTGCGAGAGTCTATCCGCATCTTCTGCAACACCCCAAAGAGTGCAACGTACAGGCAGCACGCTAGACCACCCCGTAGGCCAGACCAAGGGAACACAGCTGCATCTCAGGTCAAGCCTGTGTCATATTACAGTACTGACTACCATGACATACCATTATCAGAGCTG TCTAGAGAGCCACTGAGTCTGGAGGAACTCAAGTCCGAAGTGAGTCCAAGAATCTCGGCAGAAGATCTCCTGGAACTTTGTGACTTGAAGCCCGGGGCAGTTCCTGGTTCTCGATCTCCAACCAAGAAGACAAAAAGCAGCCGTCCAGTCATAATGTGTGTTGATGTACGAAGCTCTGAAGA GTTTGTGCGTGGTAACATTCCAGGCAGTCTGAATATTCCCTTCAACCAGGCGTTCTCCCCTGAGGGAGACTTGGTACCATGCAAGGCAGTCACTCTAATCTTCAACCACAAGGGAAGGGTTGTGGTCGTTGTTGGCAACAGAGGGAAAAATGCTGCTAAT TTTGCCACCCAGCTGGTTCGTCTAGGATTCCCTAAGGTGTGTGTGATGCATGGTGGGATTGAATGTATACGACCAACCGGTATCCTTGCCATCTCGTCACCAGAGCTTGTATGA